A region from the Nonlabens sp. YIK11 genome encodes:
- a CDS encoding YjjG family noncanonical pyrimidine nucleotidase, protein MSNFKGIKHVFFDLDHTLWDFDRNSKMAYAQIFEEEQIGLDLEKFIEVYQPLNLQYWKRFRESEMSKEELRYRRLKDTFDACDFSVADDHINKMADMYLEYLPNHNHLFPNCTPLLDTLKDQFELHIITNGFDEVQARKMQNSGLSPYFKYVLTAETAGVKKPDPAIFERALKDTGATIGNSVMIGDSHEADILGARKIGLRTIWFTDTAHHTHDEIAVSDLKQIHSLLLP, encoded by the coding sequence ATGAGTAACTTTAAGGGAATCAAGCACGTTTTTTTTGATCTGGATCACACTTTGTGGGATTTTGACCGAAACAGCAAAATGGCCTATGCACAGATCTTTGAAGAAGAACAGATAGGCCTGGATCTCGAAAAGTTTATCGAGGTGTACCAGCCTTTGAATTTGCAATATTGGAAACGCTTTCGCGAAAGCGAGATGTCCAAAGAAGAGTTGAGGTACCGCAGACTCAAGGATACTTTTGATGCCTGTGATTTTAGTGTGGCAGACGATCACATCAACAAAATGGCAGATATGTATCTGGAGTACTTGCCTAATCATAATCATTTGTTTCCCAATTGTACGCCGTTGTTAGACACCCTTAAGGATCAATTTGAGTTGCACATCATCACCAATGGCTTTGATGAGGTTCAAGCAAGAAAAATGCAGAACTCTGGGCTATCGCCTTATTTTAAATATGTGCTCACAGCTGAAACGGCTGGTGTGAAAAAACCGGATCCAGCTATTTTTGAGCGCGCTTTGAAAGATACAGGTGCAACCATCGGCAACAGCGTAATGATAGGAGATAGCCATGAGGCAGATATTTTGGGCGCTCGCAAGATCGGTTTGCGTACCATTTGGTTCACAGATACCGCTCATCATACCCATGATGAGATCGCGGTAAGTGATCTTAAGCAGATTCACTCCTTGCTGCTGCCGTAA
- a CDS encoding replication-associated recombination protein A, with protein sequence MTQIPLAERIRPTNLTEYLSQSHLVGEKGALRNHILNGTIPSFILWGPPGTGKTTLAEIIAQESQRPFYKLSAINSGVKDIREVIDKAKNAGGIFTQKNPILFIDEIHRFSKSQQDSLLGAVERGWITLIGATTENPSFEVIPALLSRCQVYVLDAFSKDELVQLLHRALTTDKYLKEKQIELQETDALLRISGGDARKLLNIFELVINSQNDPMITITNEMVLDQVSSNPARYDKTGEQHYDIISAFIKSIRGSDPNASVYWLARMIEGGEDLKFIARRMLILASEDIGNANPTALIMANNTFQAVSTIGYPESRIILSQCAIYLATSIKSNASYLAIGNAQKIVKQTGDLSVPLGLRNSQTKLMKELGYGDDYKYAHDFSGNFAFNEFLPKEISGTTLFEPGNNPREKSQREFLEKRWGKHYNYGSSKE encoded by the coding sequence ATGACACAAATACCTTTAGCGGAACGAATACGACCTACTAATCTCACAGAATACTTAAGCCAATCGCACCTTGTCGGTGAAAAGGGTGCGTTAAGAAATCATATTCTCAATGGTACCATTCCTTCCTTTATTTTATGGGGACCACCTGGTACGGGTAAAACAACACTGGCAGAAATAATAGCGCAAGAATCCCAACGACCTTTTTATAAGCTTAGCGCAATCAATAGTGGCGTTAAAGACATACGAGAGGTAATTGATAAAGCTAAAAATGCTGGTGGAATATTTACCCAAAAGAATCCGATTTTATTTATAGACGAGATCCACAGGTTTAGTAAATCGCAACAAGATTCGCTACTAGGTGCTGTAGAACGCGGCTGGATTACATTAATAGGTGCAACTACCGAAAACCCAAGTTTTGAGGTGATTCCTGCTCTGTTGAGCCGCTGTCAGGTTTACGTGCTTGATGCCTTCTCTAAAGATGAACTGGTTCAACTACTTCATCGAGCGTTGACCACAGACAAATACCTTAAGGAAAAACAGATCGAGCTCCAAGAAACAGATGCACTTTTGAGAATTAGTGGTGGTGATGCCCGTAAACTCCTTAATATTTTTGAGCTGGTTATCAACTCCCAAAACGATCCAATGATCACCATTACCAACGAAATGGTACTGGATCAAGTGAGTTCCAATCCTGCCAGATATGACAAAACCGGTGAGCAACACTATGATATCATAAGTGCATTCATAAAAAGCATAAGAGGTAGCGATCCTAACGCATCTGTATACTGGCTCGCTAGAATGATAGAAGGTGGAGAAGATCTCAAATTTATTGCACGACGCATGTTGATCCTGGCCAGCGAGGATATTGGAAATGCCAATCCTACAGCACTAATAATGGCTAACAATACCTTTCAAGCCGTGAGTACTATAGGCTATCCAGAATCGAGAATCATATTAAGTCAATGCGCCATTTATCTTGCAACTAGCATCAAAAGCAATGCCTCCTATCTCGCCATTGGGAATGCACAAAAAATAGTGAAGCAAACTGGTGATTTATCGGTTCCATTAGGTTTGCGTAATTCACAAACTAAATTGATGAAAGAATTGGGCTACGGCGATGACTACAAATACGCTCACGACTTCAGTGGCAACTTTGCCTTCAATGAATTTTTGCCTAAAGAAATTAGCGGCACTACCCTGTTTGAACCAGGAAACAATCCAAGAGAGAAATCACAGCGAGAATTTCTGGAAAAACGCTGGGGCAAACATTACAATTACGGCAGCAGCAAGGAGTGA
- a CDS encoding rhomboid family intramembrane serine protease: protein MNNNVSTFEMKWLMKPIIFVFLMWLAFWIEMRFHTDFTKYGLRPRTLEGILGVFTSPFIHSGFSHLWSNTAPIAVLLFFLSLFYYKWSSKVLIYGILMSGILTWLIGRDSYHIGASGIVYFLASFIFFKGIFLNNYRQIAASLIVVFLYGSLVWYMLPIKPNMSWEGHLSGAVAGLILAIFLKVNIPKEKPFAKVNQKVLSDEEDWFLQQFDEDGNFSPIPVDEEE from the coding sequence ATGAACAACAATGTATCCACATTTGAGATGAAGTGGTTGATGAAGCCTATCATATTCGTGTTCCTGATGTGGCTTGCATTCTGGATCGAGATGCGATTCCATACAGATTTTACAAAATACGGTCTTCGGCCTAGAACTCTGGAAGGTATCCTTGGTGTTTTTACAAGTCCGTTCATTCATTCAGGTTTTTCCCATCTATGGAGTAATACTGCGCCTATCGCCGTACTATTATTTTTCCTGAGTCTATTCTATTATAAGTGGAGTTCTAAAGTGCTTATATATGGGATTTTGATGAGCGGTATATTGACATGGCTCATCGGTAGAGATTCATACCATATAGGTGCTAGCGGTATCGTTTACTTTTTAGCCAGTTTCATTTTCTTCAAAGGAATATTTCTCAATAACTACCGCCAAATTGCCGCCAGTTTGATTGTCGTTTTTTTGTATGGTAGCCTTGTGTGGTACATGCTGCCTATCAAACCCAATATGTCTTGGGAAGGTCATTTAAGCGGTGCCGTTGCCGGTTTGATACTTGCCATATTTCTAAAGGTAAACATCCCGAAAGAAAAGCCTTTTGCAAAGGTGAATCAGAAAGTATTATCGGATGAGGAAGATTGGTTCCTGCAACAATTTGATGAAGATGGAAACTTCTCACCGATTCCTGTTGATGAAGAAGAGTAG
- the rlmB gene encoding 23S rRNA (guanosine(2251)-2'-O)-methyltransferase RlmB — protein sequence MESKQQIHGLRPILEAIESGEEISKIYFLKEGNGVLFNQLKFAAKKAGIVTSFVPEEKLYKLTKENHQGAVAVLSPISYQNLQEVLEATDLETNPVFLLLDGITDVGNFGAIIRTAECTGVSAIILSEKGSAPVNGVVVKTSAGAVFNIPMSKVNHLKDAIYLMQAYGIATIGASEKAVKSIFDTELKKPIAIVMGSEDRGINPSTLKTLDDTFKLPMLGKIASLNVSVACGAMLYEAVRQRQ from the coding sequence ATGGAATCAAAACAACAAATTCACGGTCTTAGGCCGATTTTGGAAGCTATAGAAAGTGGAGAAGAAATCTCAAAGATTTACTTTCTGAAGGAAGGAAATGGAGTGCTATTCAATCAGCTGAAGTTTGCTGCTAAAAAAGCAGGGATAGTGACATCCTTTGTTCCAGAAGAAAAGCTTTATAAACTTACTAAGGAAAATCATCAAGGTGCCGTAGCGGTCCTTTCCCCTATTTCCTACCAAAATCTTCAGGAAGTTTTAGAAGCTACCGATCTGGAAACAAATCCCGTATTTCTATTACTTGACGGTATCACAGACGTTGGTAATTTTGGTGCCATTATTCGTACGGCAGAATGCACTGGTGTATCTGCAATTATATTGTCTGAAAAAGGATCAGCTCCTGTTAATGGAGTGGTTGTAAAAACAAGCGCTGGTGCAGTTTTCAACATCCCAATGAGCAAGGTGAATCACCTTAAGGATGCGATATACCTAATGCAAGCTTATGGAATAGCCACTATTGGGGCTTCTGAAAAAGCCGTAAAATCGATTTTTGATACTGAGCTTAAAAAACCTATTGCCATAGTAATGGGTTCTGAAGATCGAGGTATCAATCCTTCTACCCTAAAAACATTAGATGATACTTTTAAATTACCTATGCTAGGTAAGATAGCGTCTCTAAATGTATCTGTAGCATGTGGAGCGATGTTGTATGAAGCGGTGCGTCAAAGACAATAG
- a CDS encoding RagB/SusD family nutrient uptake outer membrane protein: MKKIVTLIAAVALTFACEDATEIIQPGELLAANAFANVDDLKTGVLGVYSGVNTDNEIAFTAIFTDEAAAGRVGGSGGSLHQYNLNETTDIVSTIWVNNYGAILDANVLLDAAENIEPADADEQALYNEAIAEALTIRAYAHSKLLSYFAEDLADNSSLGVINLDFVPAQTTVLPRNTVGETLEFIYNDLQQAEDLFVSAGTTASQTFIDARFVRALRARMALYNRDYPTAVAAANSVLADYTLPATASEEDYRAIWQDLPGSGENEIIFKLEQTLNTTARPGQIFNTNRSDFEGAVNYEMSRNLFNSLQADFDAFGDIRRPVFIDPTSVISDDYDSELDPRNADVLVVDKYPGDPTLNGLIAGYTNDLKVMRVVEMHFILAEAAANASNFVEVGRQLKIIQDARYTTQTAAPAYTTQQQAFAGILEERKIELFAEGHRYIDIKRIGELANQGYDRNETDCTLYPSSVCDLPFSDFRLNALPIPLNETRVNTTIQQNPGY, from the coding sequence ATGAAAAAAATAGTAACATTAATTGCAGCGGTAGCCCTCACATTTGCTTGTGAGGACGCTACTGAAATTATACAGCCAGGAGAACTTCTGGCAGCTAATGCCTTTGCAAATGTCGACGATTTGAAGACAGGTGTTTTAGGTGTTTACTCTGGTGTTAACACTGATAACGAAATTGCATTCACAGCAATTTTTACAGATGAAGCAGCCGCTGGCCGTGTAGGTGGTAGTGGTGGATCATTGCACCAATATAACCTGAATGAGACGACAGATATTGTCAGTACCATATGGGTAAATAATTATGGGGCAATTTTGGATGCAAACGTTCTTTTAGACGCTGCAGAAAACATTGAGCCAGCTGATGCTGATGAGCAAGCTTTATATAATGAAGCGATAGCTGAAGCTTTAACCATCAGAGCCTATGCTCATAGTAAATTGTTGAGCTATTTCGCAGAAGACTTAGCAGATAACTCATCATTAGGAGTTATTAACTTGGATTTCGTTCCTGCCCAAACTACTGTTCTACCTAGAAATACAGTCGGAGAAACTTTGGAATTCATTTATAATGACCTGCAGCAAGCCGAAGATTTATTCGTTTCCGCAGGAACGACTGCGAGTCAAACGTTCATTGACGCTCGATTTGTAAGAGCACTTAGAGCTAGAATGGCACTATATAATAGAGATTACCCAACTGCGGTAGCGGCAGCCAACTCTGTATTAGCAGACTATACATTACCAGCAACGGCGAGTGAGGAAGATTATAGAGCGATCTGGCAGGATCTACCTGGATCTGGAGAAAATGAAATCATTTTCAAATTAGAGCAAACGTTGAATACGACTGCTAGACCAGGTCAAATATTCAACACTAACAGGAGCGATTTTGAAGGGGCAGTTAATTATGAGATGAGCCGTAACCTGTTTAACTCGTTACAAGCAGATTTTGACGCTTTCGGCGATATTAGAAGACCTGTCTTTATTGACCCAACTTCTGTAATTTCTGATGATTATGACAGTGAACTTGATCCACGTAATGCAGATGTACTTGTTGTAGATAAGTATCCTGGTGACCCAACCCTAAACGGTTTGATAGCTGGTTATACGAACGACCTTAAAGTAATGAGAGTTGTTGAGATGCATTTTATACTTGCTGAAGCAGCAGCGAATGCAAGCAACTTTGTGGAAGTAGGGCGACAGTTGAAGATAATTCAAGATGCAAGATATACAACTCAAACTGCGGCTCCTGCATATACAACGCAGCAACAAGCTTTTGCAGGTATCTTGGAAGAACGTAAAATTGAATTGTTTGCAGAAGGTCATCGTTACATCGATATCAAAAGAATTGGTGAATTAGCTAACCAAGGGTATGACAGAAATGAAACCGATTGTACCCTTTACCCATCATCAGTTTGTGATTTACCTTTCAGTGATTTCCGTTTGAACGCATTACCAATTCCTCTAAATGAAACTAGAGTGAATACAACAATTCAACAAAATCCTGGATATTAA
- a CDS encoding SusC/RagA family TonB-linked outer membrane protein, translating to MKTKLNGILTLLLALVVQVAFAQQTVTGKVTDPEGAPILGATVLVKGSSNATTTDFDGNYTISANSEDTLVFSFSGYDSVEKVVGNQTTINTTLSTSLDAVVVQAYRSASSATSNVAATTVSGEDTQDRPNASILQRLQGQVPGLIVQTGTGQPGANSTIQLRGASSINGNTEPLIIVDGVPVDEDTFRSFNPNDVESTTVLKDAAATAIYGNRGANGVIIITTKGGKFNSPLRISYNGTTSFSSFIERDYDLYDASGYLRLERRQNTGLGQSLTDAEIDNFTVSQSFQDYFFRTGVNQSHNLSLTSGGENSTQFTSLNYTNQEGTLINTGIQRFNFRTNITGKSENGKFRYSTNALMGYSKNESQTETTNGRNNFIYFSSIQAAFNARPYLDPADYRQDPASLLSYFNGIQLSPFVVIDNNLQNINRDDELKLILGGDFAYDLSDEFTLRYRLGVDYQNVIGIRANPPTSALSLIRGAGQLEGDQSESFLRDFRFNSNLNLGWEKRFGSGTEAQKKHRVLANAYVEYVKGELKSFNYNQNGLDPRTFAFGDGAGYLQDGGADDIYVPTVGSNKNTVGLFSYFGEVDYDYDEKYGFTGTLRRDASFRFTDDNAYGTFYSVAGRWNIHKEAFLADSDVVNNLKLRVSYGVTGNDRIAGGYYAGLSNIRQLFVTGTGYNDTQTFVRSNVLANPDLKWENVSTLNIGLEFGLFDNRLRGSLELYDRETTDLFFDTFVSGINGVYSTTANIGDLYNRGIELGANYDLIRAEKDGDFAMSVYANVAYNENEVTFVDLPDGRQDNTGSGTVIEIGRQISEYFVVPYIGVNPANGNLLFEDIDGNITENITAEDRRHTGTSFTPDFQGGFGTNLSFKNFFLSADFVYMTGIDRFDLQAADYLDPDNIGLYQVSSAFERAWTPDNRITDIPAINATNLAANGINTDRFLRESDFLRLRFLQFGYNLPQSLVEKSFINSARIYANAENLLTFTKWRGSDPERPSNIDQNRYPTSRIVSLGVDINF from the coding sequence ATGAAAACAAAATTAAATGGAATTTTGACGCTTTTACTAGCGTTAGTTGTGCAAGTAGCTTTTGCGCAGCAAACGGTTACCGGTAAGGTAACTGACCCAGAAGGAGCTCCTATACTTGGAGCAACGGTACTGGTAAAAGGTAGTTCAAACGCTACCACAACAGATTTTGATGGTAATTATACCATTTCAGCAAACTCAGAAGATACCCTGGTATTTTCCTTTAGTGGTTATGACAGTGTAGAGAAGGTGGTGGGAAATCAAACCACGATTAACACTACTCTTTCAACTTCTCTTGATGCAGTAGTTGTACAAGCATATAGATCTGCCAGTTCAGCGACTAGCAACGTAGCGGCTACTACGGTTTCTGGTGAAGACACTCAAGACAGACCCAACGCGTCCATTCTGCAACGATTACAAGGGCAGGTGCCTGGATTAATCGTACAAACAGGAACAGGTCAACCTGGCGCTAACTCAACAATACAATTGCGTGGTGCCAGCTCCATAAATGGAAATACTGAACCTTTGATCATTGTTGATGGTGTACCTGTTGATGAGGATACTTTTAGATCATTTAACCCAAATGACGTTGAGTCCACTACTGTGCTTAAAGATGCTGCAGCTACAGCGATTTACGGTAACAGAGGTGCTAATGGTGTTATCATCATAACGACTAAAGGTGGTAAATTCAACTCTCCATTGCGTATCAGCTATAACGGTACAACTTCTTTCTCAAGTTTTATAGAAAGAGATTATGATCTTTATGATGCATCTGGTTACTTAAGGTTAGAAAGAAGACAAAACACAGGATTAGGTCAATCACTTACCGATGCTGAAATTGATAATTTTACAGTTAGTCAAAGTTTTCAAGATTACTTTTTCAGAACAGGTGTAAATCAATCGCATAACCTTAGTTTGACTTCAGGTGGCGAAAATTCTACTCAGTTTACATCATTAAACTATACTAATCAAGAAGGTACTTTGATTAACACTGGTATCCAAAGGTTTAACTTTAGAACTAATATCACTGGTAAATCAGAAAACGGTAAGTTTAGATATTCCACAAACGCTTTGATGGGTTACTCAAAAAATGAGTCTCAAACAGAAACGACTAATGGAAGAAACAACTTTATCTATTTTAGTTCTATCCAAGCGGCCTTTAATGCAAGACCGTATCTAGATCCAGCAGACTATAGACAAGACCCAGCCTCATTGTTAAGCTATTTCAATGGAATTCAATTATCTCCATTCGTTGTTATTGACAATAACCTTCAAAACATCAATCGCGATGATGAATTAAAGCTTATACTAGGTGGTGATTTTGCTTATGATCTTTCGGACGAATTTACATTACGTTACCGCTTAGGGGTAGATTATCAAAACGTCATAGGAATTAGAGCTAACCCACCAACGTCAGCGCTTTCATTGATTAGAGGTGCCGGTCAGTTAGAAGGTGATCAAAGTGAAAGTTTCCTAAGAGATTTTCGTTTTAATTCTAACCTAAATTTAGGATGGGAAAAAAGATTTGGTAGCGGAACTGAAGCTCAGAAAAAACACAGAGTTCTTGCCAATGCATATGTTGAATATGTAAAAGGTGAATTGAAATCCTTCAACTACAACCAAAATGGTCTAGATCCTAGAACATTTGCATTTGGAGATGGCGCAGGTTACCTACAAGATGGTGGTGCAGACGACATTTACGTTCCTACTGTTGGATCTAACAAAAATACCGTTGGGCTATTCTCCTATTTTGGTGAAGTAGATTACGACTATGACGAGAAGTATGGATTTACGGGAACTCTTAGACGTGATGCATCTTTCCGATTTACAGATGACAACGCCTACGGAACATTCTACTCCGTTGCAGGTAGATGGAATATCCATAAAGAAGCCTTCCTAGCAGACTCTGATGTTGTAAATAACTTAAAGTTAAGAGTAAGCTATGGTGTAACAGGTAACGATCGAATAGCAGGAGGTTATTACGCAGGTCTAAGTAATATTAGACAGCTCTTCGTTACAGGTACAGGTTATAACGACACTCAAACTTTCGTAAGATCAAATGTACTTGCTAACCCAGATTTGAAATGGGAGAATGTATCCACATTAAATATTGGATTAGAATTTGGTTTGTTTGATAATAGATTAAGAGGTTCGTTAGAACTTTATGATAGAGAGACAACAGATTTATTCTTTGACACTTTCGTATCGGGTATTAACGGTGTATACTCAACTACAGCAAATATTGGTGATCTATATAACCGAGGTATTGAATTAGGGGCTAATTACGACTTGATTCGTGCTGAGAAGGATGGTGATTTTGCAATGAGCGTGTATGCCAACGTTGCCTACAACGAGAATGAAGTGACTTTCGTTGACTTACCAGATGGAAGACAAGACAATACTGGTTCAGGTACTGTTATTGAAATTGGAAGACAAATTAGCGAATACTTCGTAGTACCATACATTGGAGTAAACCCAGCTAATGGTAATTTATTATTTGAAGATATTGATGGTAACATTACTGAAAACATTACCGCTGAAGATCGCAGACATACTGGCACTAGCTTTACACCAGATTTCCAAGGAGGTTTTGGTACTAACCTAAGTTTTAAAAACTTCTTCCTTTCTGCGGACTTTGTCTATATGACTGGTATCGATAGATTTGACTTGCAAGCTGCTGATTATTTAGATCCAGATAATATTGGTCTGTATCAGGTAAGTAGTGCTTTTGAGAGAGCTTGGACTCCAGATAATCGTATTACTGATATTCCAGCTATTAATGCTACTAACCTTGCGGCTAACGGTATTAACACAGACCGTTTCTTAAGAGAGTCAGATTTCTTGAGATTGCGTTTCCTTCAATTCGGTTATAATTTGCCTCAGTCGTTAGTTGAGAAATCTTTCATTAATTCTGCGAGAATTTATGCTAATGCTGAGAATCTATTGACATTCACTAAATGGAGAGGTAGTGACCCAGAAAGACCTAGCAATATCGACCAAAACAGATATCCTACATCACGAATAGTTTCACTAGGTGTTGATATTAATTTTTAA
- the rpsL gene encoding 30S ribosomal protein S12 — protein sequence MPTISQLVRKGRSKITKKSKSAALDSCPQRRGVCTRVYTTTPKKPNSAMRKVARVRLTNGKEVNAYIPGEGHNLQEHSIVLVRGGRVKDLPGVRYHIVRGALDTAGVADRTQRRSKYGAKRPKK from the coding sequence ATGCCAACGATTTCACAATTAGTACGTAAAGGAAGGTCCAAAATAACCAAGAAGAGCAAATCGGCTGCTTTAGATTCTTGTCCTCAACGTCGTGGAGTTTGTACTCGTGTTTACACTACTACACCTAAGAAACCTAACTCAGCAATGAGAAAGGTGGCACGTGTAAGACTTACCAATGGTAAGGAAGTGAATGCATACATTCCAGGAGAAGGACACAATCTACAAGAGCACTCGATAGTATTGGTTAGAGGTGGAAGGGTAAAGGATTTACCAGGAGTTAGATACCACATCGTTCGTGGGGCGCTGGACACCGCAGGTGTTGCAGATCGCACGCAACGTAGGTCTAAGTATGGTGCAAAACGCCCTAAGAAGTAA
- the rpsG gene encoding 30S ribosomal protein S7 has protein sequence MRKRQAKKRPILPDPRFNDQLVTRFVNMMMLHGKKSVAFKIFYDAMDIVEEKNQDEEKTSLEIWKDALSNVMPHVEVRSRRVGGATFQIPMQIRPDRKISTAMKWLISYSRKRNEKSFSQKLAAEVLAAAKEEGAAVKKKTDTHKMAEANKAFSHFRF, from the coding sequence ATGAGAAAAAGACAGGCAAAAAAACGCCCGATCCTTCCAGATCCGCGTTTCAATGACCAGCTAGTGACTCGATTTGTCAACATGATGATGTTGCATGGTAAGAAGTCAGTAGCATTTAAAATTTTCTATGATGCGATGGATATCGTTGAAGAGAAAAACCAAGATGAGGAAAAGACTTCACTTGAAATATGGAAAGATGCGTTATCAAACGTAATGCCTCACGTAGAGGTGCGTAGCCGTCGTGTAGGTGGTGCGACTTTCCAGATTCCAATGCAAATACGTCCAGATAGAAAGATTTCAACCGCAATGAAATGGTTGATAAGCTATTCTAGAAAGCGTAATGAGAAGTCTTTCTCCCAAAAACTGGCTGCTGAAGTCCTTGCCGCGGCAAAGGAAGAAGGTGCAGCAGTTAAGAAGAAAACAGATACTCATAAAATGGCAGAAGCCAATAAGGCATTCTCACACTTTAGATTCTAA